The Salvelinus alpinus chromosome 29, SLU_Salpinus.1, whole genome shotgun sequence region CTAGGTGGCAGACAGTGTCCAGATATAGTTTTAGATAAAAGCACCGTGACGCTTTATCACAGGGTTACCAACAACTGACATTAAATGTATTCATTTACCAAACGAAAACGTACTTCTTTCAGCCTCCACTCGGTGTTACAATAAGTGTAACTGAGAAAATCCAGATTAGACACTTATGTTCAGTATTAGGCATACCTGACCTCCAATGAGAAAGTTCACCCACCAGGCCTAAGTATCCATCACACTTCCTTTTGACCCATCTCTGTCAATGCAACTATCCCACCCCTCCTTTCTCTCAGGAGATTACATTTGTTTGTGGGATGATGCTGTCGACTTTATGGTCTGCAGGGTTAGCGGACGCCTCGTAGTTGCAGATGGTCACTTCATGTCTATGAGCCTGGGAGGAAGAAATGATGAGACAGAGGTGAGGTGTTTTGCCATTTTTAAAAAATGGACAACATATAACAGTCAAAGTAAAGCCTGATACATAAGTGAAACAATTCTGGAAATCCTTAGAGCAAGAAGAAAAATAAACTCAGCTGAGGCATACACTGTCAGAGCTGTAGAAGATAATTTACTGAACGTTGGTCTCATGTTTGTTCTCACCTGGGAGTACTCCCCTCTCAGCCCAATGTAGTAGACCCGTGTGGACTCTGTCCCAAAGTTCCGTGATATGTGAACTGACAAGTGATTAACGTTGGAAAAACGGGCAATCCTGGAAAGAATGTCAATTGGGGGTTGATTCGTTTGGTGTGTTTTAAGTTTGGTGGGTActtatgtaacagtttaactttagaccgtcccctcgccccgacacgggcgcgaaccagggaccttctgcacacatcaacaactgacacccacgaagcgtcgttgcccatcgctccacaaaggccgcggcccttgcacagcaaggggaaaccctacttaaagtctcagagcaagtgacgtaactgattgaaatgctactagcgcgtacccgctaactagctagctagccatttcacatccgttacacttaggCATAatggttttgttattttgtctcagaAATAGTCTATGGGTGAGCAATGACCATAAACCCCATTGTTTTCTTGGAAAACAATACTACTTTTAGCGTGTGTGCGCACTTCTGTTGCCCTTACCTATTTGGGTATTCCAGCTGAGCCAGTGGATCTCTATTGAGACGGAAGACATGCTCAGGTTCTCTGCATGTGTCATCAAAGGACATGTGGGGTATGTTCTTGTATCTACaaggacaatgcaacaacaa contains the following coding sequences:
- the LOC139559030 gene encoding PITH domain-containing protein 1-like isoform X3; the encoded protein is MVITHNKSTGVYSFVQKGLQREMFYNKFLLDKFRYKNIPHMSFDDTCREPEHVFRLNRDPLAQLEYPNRIARFSNVNHLSVHISRNFGTESTRVYYIGLRGEYSQAHRHEVTICNYEASANPADHKVDSIIPQTNVIS
- the LOC139559030 gene encoding PITH domain-containing protein 1-like isoform X1; translated protein: MRCISALTSRNCSASTKQEKAMGNSYLNHGINGQTGRRFTGSDKLKGIIIAGEDDESHPAEMRLYKNIPHMSFDDTCREPEHVFRLNRDPLAQLEYPNRIARFSNVNHLSVHISRNFGTESTRVYYIGLRGEYSQAHRHEVTICNYEASANPADHKVDSIIPQTNVIS